Below is a window of Deltaproteobacteria bacterium DNA.
GGACAACACCGTCTGCGCGGCCGTGGACGGCGGCGGCGCGCAGTGCTCGCCCAAGGAAGGCGTGGGCGGCCCGTGCGTGCCCAACAGCTGCTTCGACCCCACCTGGGTCGGCTGCGCCTGCGACGCGAGCCAGGGCCTCTTCTGCGCCTCCAACGGAACCTGCCAGGTGCAGGCGAGCGAAGGCGGCAGCTGCGATCCGAACGCCTATCCCTACGCTTCGTGCACGAGCGGCCTCATCTGCGCCAGCGGCACCTGCCTGAGCTCGAACCCGGGCGACGGCGGCCTCTGCGCGCCGAACGACGGCGTGTACTGCAGCGGGTCGCTGGTCTGCACCGACCCGAACCAGGGCTTCTGCGTCCCGCCGACGCCGCCGGCCAACCGCGGTGACGCGTGCGACCCGGCCGTCTCCGGCTCCTGCGTCAGCGGCTACCGCTGCCTGGCGCAGGACGGCGGCGGTGGCGTCTGCGCCGCCCTGCCCGGCGCGAGCGAGCTCTGCGACTTCAGCAACAACGACCAGGGCTGCCGCTTGCTGCTCACCTGCGCGAACGAAAGCTTCACGGATGGCGGCTCCGGCGCCGTCTGCGTCGACCAGAACGTCATCGACGGCGGTGCCTGCGATCCCAACGGCCAGAGCTGCATCAACGGCTACTGCGAGGTCAACTCGCTCACCTGCAGGCCCTTCCTCAACGTCGGCGACCCCTGCGACAACAACCAGGGCAGCGCCCAGTGCGGCCCCAAGGGCTACTGCGGCACCAACCCCGACGACGGCGGGTTCATGTGCTTCGACCAGTGCATCAGCGGCGACTGATATAACCGTTTGGTTATGGCCAGCCTGTCCCTGGTTGTCATCACGAGAAACGAAGAGCGCGACCTCCCCAGGTGCCTGGCGAGCGTGCCGTGCGCGAACGAGATCGTGGTCGTCGATTCGGGCAGCACGGACCGCACGCTGGAGCTCGCGCGCGCTGCGGGCGCGAAGGTGGTCTCCCATCCCTTCTCGGGCTACGGGCCGCAGAAGGCGTTCGCGGTCTCGCAGGCGCAGAGCGAGTGGGTGCTCAACCTCGATGCCGACGAGGCCCTCTCGCCCGACCTCGCCGCGTCCCTGCCCACCGCCCTCGCGCGCGCCGACGTGCACGGCTTCCGGCTGCGCTTCCGCTCGGAGATGTTCGGGCGCACCCTGCGCCACGGCGGTCTGGGCCACGAGACGCACCTGCGGCTCTACCGGCGCGACCGCGCGAAGATGGGCCAGCAGCAAGTCCACGAGGGCGTGGAGATCGACGGCGCTGTGGAGACCCTGCCCGGCCACGTGCTGCACCGGCCCTACGCAGATCTCTCCGAGTACCTCGCCAAGCTCGACAGCTACACCACCCTCGCCGCGGCCCAGCGCCACGCCGCGGGTCGCAAGCCGTGGCTGCTCTGGCCGGCGCGCATGCCGGTGGGCTTCCTGCGGCGCTACGTGCTGCAGCTCGGCTTACTCGACGGCTACGCGGGCTTCCTGTGGGCGGCGCTGGGCGGCCTGCACGACCTGGTGCGCGAGGCCAAGCTCCGCGAGCTCACCCTCGGGGCGCCCCCTACTTCTTGAACGAGCGCACGAGCGCGCGCAGCGCGGCCACCGTGGCCGGCTTGTCCGCGAGGTCCGGGCTGGGCGGCATCATCGGGCTCTTCCCGACGCTGACGCCGCCGCCGAGGATGATCTTCTCGATGGCCGCGTCCTGAATCTGGGCCTGCCACGCGGCCTGCGAGAAGTCGCGCGGGCGCGGGTTGAGCGCCGCTGCGGCCTTGCCGTTGCCGTTCCCGCCCTCGCCGTGACAGCCCACGCAGCGCGCGGCGTAGATGGCCTTGGCCTCGTCGCTCGCGCTGGTGTCGGCCGGCTTCTCCGCGGGCGCGGCGACCGCGGACGGC
It encodes the following:
- a CDS encoding glycosyltransferase family 2 protein is translated as MASLSLVVITRNEERDLPRCLASVPCANEIVVVDSGSTDRTLELARAAGAKVVSHPFSGYGPQKAFAVSQAQSEWVLNLDADEALSPDLAASLPTALARADVHGFRLRFRSEMFGRTLRHGGLGHETHLRLYRRDRAKMGQQQVHEGVEIDGAVETLPGHVLHRPYADLSEYLAKLDSYTTLAAAQRHAAGRKPWLLWPARMPVGFLRRYVLQLGLLDGYAGFLWAALGGLHDLVREAKLRELTLGAPPTS
- a CDS encoding c-type cytochrome, whose product is MTRLVIALSGLVFCVACSDKSETLGGPGARVAEKPSAVAAPAEKPADTSASDEAKAIYAARCVGCHGEGGNGNGKAAAALNPRPRDFSQAAWQAQIQDAAIEKIILGGGVSVGKSPMMPPSPDLADKPATVAALRALVRSFKK